ACTACAAACAACAAACACGCGGATGTCAACACTTCAACACGTTTCTAGCACTGACTTTAGtcttctatatatttatatagctgATCTATATATTTCTCTGATGTCAAACACGTCTCCAGgttgcaaataaaaaagtgacgtgacatacagttaagtacggtgacccatactcagaattcgttctctgcatttaacccatccaaactgcacacacacagcagtgaacacacacacaccgtgaacacacacccagagcagtggccagccatttatgctgcagcgcccggggagcagttgaggggatcggtgccttgctcaagggcaccttagTCGTGGTATTaccggcccgagacttgaacccattGATTTTTAAAAGCCTGTTTTGCTAGTAGGCTAATATGCCTACTTTATGGCTACATCAAGAAACAAGCACTAGATATTTCCTCCTGAGGAGTTACCTATAACAGACAGGTTTATCCAGTCTCAGTAACAAGATTTAAATCTGGTTGGGCAGCAGCTTGGCTTTCAGCACCacgtgttaatgtgttaatgtgtgatcATAAATGTGCCAAATCTACAAAGTAATAGTATAGTATTGTATGAATACTCTGTTTCAATGAGATATGTATACATCTAGCCATAAGGATCTTCTAGAGGTACAAGATTAAAAAGGGTTTGTTTTGTTGAACAGTTTGAAGAAGAAAActttcttctactttcggcttttccagTTAGGGGTCgtcacagcgaatcatcagtttccacctaactctatcctcggcatgcTCTACTCTctcaccaattaccttcatgtcctcatttaatgtcatttaacgtccatatatctcctctttggccttcctcttgacatcttacctggcagctccatctccaacctccttctaccaatataaccacctccctcctctgtacatgtccaaaccatctcaatctagtctctttgtccttgtccccaaaacagccaacctgagctgtccctctgatgtgctccttcctaatcctgtccatcctcgtcactcctaaacagaacctcaacatcctcatctctgctacctccatctctacctcatgtcttttcctcactgctacagtctctaacccatacagcagagctgctctctacacctttcctttgattcttgctgactttcttctgtcacacacaacactcctgacacttttctccactcacTCCAACCGGCTtgcactcgcctcttcacctcttttcaaCACTCCCCGTCGACCGTTGacggttgaccccaaataccTAAACTCCTGAACCCGCTATTGAAAATATTTTAGTTCAAGTGACATGCTTTAAAGCGTCATTTATTATTCCATGGACGCCAGTTCATGTAACGACGCGAGACTTACCTTCATCTTCTCCATAATGGCGTTGGTGCCGAGTATGTTGTATTTCTTCGCAGGGTTCATCTCAGCATGCTTGGCTGCCCAGGTGGTTTTGCCACATGCAGGTAGACCAACCATCATCAAGATCTAATTACAAAGGCACAGCAATGACATCAGCATGTACAAACATggccggtgtgtgtgttgtataaaattgttatttttaatcatttaatcatttatttcataatttttGCATGAGCAGTttgtacaaaaatgtataacCCGTAGCTGACTGACAGCACCCACCTCACAGTCTGCCTTGGTTGCAGGACCAACAGTGCCTCTATTCCTGTCCTCCATTGTGACAGACTGGATGAAGACATATCCTTCGTGTGAAGGGAAGAACGGCTCCTCTTTCTGACCAAAGTTAAACTCCACAGCGCAGTTCTTCACCAGGATATGAGGGAAAAGGACTCGACCGTCCAGCTCCTCCTTTCTCACCCGGAAAGCTACACCCAACCACTTCCCATTCTTAGAGAATGAAATCTCCACTTCAGGACTACTGTCAAAGTCCTAAAACGTTAGCACATGgatatattattacacacattcGTTATAAAGGACAGTTAAGACTGTGGTATAAGAAACTCCAAACGAACTCACAACGTAGCATCCGATGATGTCGTTTTCACCAAATTTCTGCCCGTAATCTTCAAATTTGCAGTTGGaggatttttttcctgttccacCATATCCGTAAGAGAAAGGCTCCTCACCTAAAGTATAAGCAAGTGTGAGAAAACGTATCATCATTCACCCTGCAAGAGAAAGGATTTAATGAAAGTAAGGGTAGAGATGCTTTTGACCAATACGTTAccaatttattaaacattaaaaaaaaagagaagtgtaAATCTATAACCTCGATATTGTGGGGATATTTTCCACTCACCAAGCTGTGTGCTGCAGGAATCCAGAGACCAGCCCACTCTCACTACATGTGGGTCAGGCTCGCTGCTAGGAAGATGTTTGACAGAGATCTCTTCTGTTATCTGCcataaaccacacacagacaaacatctCACCTCACACAGTAGTGTCGACAGATTGTGTACTGTTCAATGgttctttaatcattctttacaAATACAGTGAACAGAAAACCAATTTAAGGATCGAAAACTCATTGTCTTTTCCCAAACGTCCTAAATCCGGTTGGTTTCAGATTCCTGTTCCTGGCTCACAGGACTGGAAACCGAATTGGTCTTTGTTGTAGCCTTTATTCCTCACAGTTCTACATGCTGGGTATTCTGTGATGCTTTCCTGTTCATTAAGACTGTAAAAAGTGATCAGGCAGGATAACATGATTACCCTCATCTCGTAGCAGACGCGGCCCTTGTTCACGCCGTATGAGGCACGTGCGCCGGACCACAGGTACGCGAAGCCTTCGATGGTCAGAGGGTAGCCACTGTAGCGGTCGCGGGCAACTTTGAAGTGCAGATCGCAATTATCTACAAGCGAgggagtatatttatttattaaacagtatTTACATTCTACATTTATATTCCCACTATAATGTTTACAAAGGCAGCCGTTTACAGAAAAAAGGACACAATGAAACTAACAGGTATCAATGGCAACTAGTGTGTCATCAAaatcctcctcatcttcttcaGCTGGAGGCTGAGGTGAGCGGGACCTGtaatcaaacaaaaaattaaacagcatCCTGCAGCAAGGTTTACAATTGCTCCTTTAAATCCTACAGTTTAAAACAATACAGGTTTTGAGACAACCCGAATTCTCACCTCTTTTCCTCTCGATGCTCGTAGTAACTATATCCATGGGTGTCATCGTGGGGTCGTTTGCAGCCGTAAGGTGCCTGGTTGTCCTGGTAATGAGAAGTCTGATGGACCTCTTTCCACTCTATGGCTGATCCAGAATCCTGCTGCGGTTCTGGCTTtatatcttcctcctccttcaccTCTACTGGTTGTGCATTTTGCTCTGCGGACACAACAAGAGTCTAATCATCGAAGATGTTTAGCATCATACAAGGTCACAAACTCACCTTAAAAGACATTGCTTGTCTCAGGAACACTATTTGTACAGAATCAGTTTTAGTATGTAAATATCTAACGCTTGCAGGAATTGATATGAAACAGCATGCAAAAGAAGAAATTTGTTCCAGGTTTAAGGTGCCTGTAATGGGTGTTTTCAGCTCTGTAGTAAaggaaatcaaaacaaaacctgTGGTATGTATGTGCAAGTGAGGACATTGAATACGATCTAACCTTCTGTACAGACAGGCAGTGCTTCTGTTTCAGGTTTGACTTCAGGCTCCTCGACAACCTCTGCTCTGTTCATGCAGGCATCTACAGAGAAGTCAGGAACATCGTGATCTGCATCAGGGATGAAGTTTTTCTCATCTTTGATCTGATCGCCCTCGTCTCGCTGCTGTCCCTGGTGACAGACGTCTTCATAGCCACGCTCCTCCTCACCTGCCATGGCACGTATggaatcattttttttcagcttcaaGACATTCTTTTCAAGAATACTGATCTAAATCTATCCCGTCAGAATTCAAATTTACAATCTGATTGGTGCTCCTATCTTTTGAGCTTTTGCAGGAAGACATACTGCACTTTGCATTAGTATTCACCCCCACCTTAAATATTGAAGAAGTAGCCATCCATATAACGTATTGGTGAAATCCTTTCAAGTACTGCgatatttttatatcttattACCTGCTTCAGGCTGCTGCCCATCATTTGGTGTGATCTCCTGGGAGTTCTGTGCTGTTGCCTCGCTCTCTAAAGCAGCCTTCAGTCTGTCCGACAGGTCTGCCTTCAGGCCGCGAGTGTCTAATCCCCTCTTCTGCAGCTCCTCTTTCAACTCATTCACTTTCAGCCTTTTCACGTCAATGTCCATTGCAGATCACCTTATAACTCTCTTCTAAATTTGCACAAGGAATAACAGCagattaacaacaaaaaaaatcatgcaaccTGTCAAACTTCTCAAGATTAACTCTATAACCTGCTGAGCTCAATCTGTCATCTTATAAACCACAATCTGCCTCTTAAACTAGCTTAAATAATACATGTCATCATTACTGTAGCATGAAAGCTACCTAAATGTCTTCAAATAACAACCTGTGCCTACTATATAGTGTATTGTTGGTGCTTtggagagagtgtatgtgtgtgtgtgtgttagtgtcagtgtgtttgttagtgtgtgttaatgtgtttgtgtgttagtgtgtgttagtgtttgtgtgttagtgtttgtgtgtgttagtgtcagtgtttgtgtgtgttagtgtcagtgtttgtgtgtgttagtgtttgtgttagttagtgtgtgtgtttacatatgAAACTTCACAACACAAAGCAACAAGCTAGTGTGATAATACATCAGAGGATGCAAACTACACCCTGGAAATTGCTAATTGTAGGGAACAGGGAGAAATGATGCAGCTTACACGGCTTAATATAGCAGTGTTAATTAGTTTCATATTAGCTCTTATTGTTGGGGGAAAAATACACTCGTTATTGTTGCAATAAAATGATATCACAGTTCAATAATTATACGGTCAGCTGACTGTCTGGCTAAACAGTTTCTATCActagtgtttggtgtttacgGTTACATCATAAGGCCGAATCACAAATTGCTACACAGTGCTCCCTACGGCGTACTGACAATAGGGGTGTTCTGCACCCTACTTAGTGCACTATACGTAAAAGAAACGCTCTTATTGGAACACAGCCACGAAACACAACCGTTAGCTTAGCAACGTCAATTGATGTGCGAAACAAATTGTTCGTCACATGCAATTTAGTTGCattaagttaaaaataaaatgcatgaagAGAAGGTTATTACCTTTGCAAACAGTCGAGTAAAAGACGTTGGCCTCTAAAACAATTGAAACGCCAGCTATTAGTAAACAGCCACCGCTTGTCAATACCTAGCTAGCCTGCTGGCTAATGTAGTGATGTCATCAATCTGCGCAGACGTCCATACTAAAAAAGAGTGCAAAGCTTAAACAGCACTAGGGCTCAAAAGTATGTATATTAAACCGTGGCTCTGAGCTGCCACCTAGCGGATTGTAAAAGTAGTGTTTTTAAGCTCTTGTAGGCTCAGAAGTCATTGGGATacacaatattattttatttataggacAATTTTCTGCAACTAATCTAATGTTAATAGAATAGCATAATAAAGCAAGTACACCCTTTCAAAGAGTAATGCATTTGTAATTCTTAAGAATATTCAGATGCtgaaagaaatatagaaataaaataaattcatcgCAGTTTCATTGTTTAATATCTCACATACAATTCTTTTAACGTGTTAGTTAAAATCTATGCTAGTGCTTTCTACATATTTTTTGAGCAGAAAAAACTACAGAAGCAGCAAACGGGTAAAACGATGGCATTCGTTTTtaggtaaacaaaaaaaaaaaacataacaaaaaaagggATATaggacatttattttattttacaataatcaATATACACTTCTCGCATTGCACGTTTCTTCCGTTCTTCAAAACAAGCAGTAGCACTACACAGGCATCAGGTTTGTTATCACAAATTTGAGTCAATTTTGTCAAATTTATCATTAATACAATGATCCCTAGCCTGTTTTGCATCACTCGAACACATCCCAATCATTTCAGTAGAATAGCTGAGTGCATAAAATTGAGTTTTAGAGCATGAAACTGCAGCTTGAGGAGAGCATCGCTAACCTAACCAAAGGAACTGCACTTTAAGTTCCCTCGCTGTGAGCAGCAAGCGGTCAATATTAAATAACTGGATTCAGGAAAGAATTAACTTATTTGAAATGACCTTCAAACTCCTACAAGCTACAGCCATCAAATCAAATTCAGTTTTATAATGAACTACAAAAGTCCTAAGGAGACATATGAAATGTTTCTGTTGAGTGTGATATATGAATCATTTGCTCTCCATATATGCAATACTGAACCAAGCCACAAAATGAAGACGTACTAAATCACAGGTTCTGTTGCCCTCTTAAATGTTGAtcacaggctgtgtgtgtggaaggattttaattaaatgtcattatacATCATATTGTTGCTTCTTTGTATTGTaggacatcacacacatacagatttaGTCTGTCTGTTCCACTCAGAGCCACGCGTTAATGTTTATGGTTGTTATTTGCCACTCGGGGCAGACGGCAAGGACAGTAGAAGCCTGTTGACCTCACGGAGCTGAGCGTCTAAAGTTTCTGTGGTCAGGGCCAGTTCTCCGATTTGTGTCTGCAGGCTGCTGATCGTGACGTTCAGCTCTTCTTCCTTTCTCCTGCTGTTTGCCGCCTGCCTGCTGTACTCGAGTACAAGGCAGCCGCCGCCGATGATAAAGATGATGGCCTCTCCGAGCAGTTCGGCTCCCAGCTCTGCAGCCGCATCCTCGTTAAGTGGTTTGATGGCAGAGCCACGAAAGCCCATTATCCTCATCTTCGTTTTCATCTCGATCCAGTGGTATGCTTCAGAATGACAAACATAACTAGCTAtgcttttataggaaaataacaaTAAGACAATAGGTATAGGTTTAGAACCAAATTAATAAACCACATTATTAtacttttaaccatttatagttTACATTACAATGATATGGAACATCCATGAAACAAATACATAACTGTCATCAGGCACCTATAAACTATTATTTTCATAACAGCTTCTATTTTATTGTAGTttgcaaaacaaagaaaattgaAGGCACTGTTTTCTCTGTCCAGAAGATTCTCCTGTGGCAGAAAATTGAAGGCACTGTGCCATGAAGactttggacctccactgagatgagactGACTccgtgagaatcctgagacatctagatatttaccagctccagttagactctgctatagtAAAAAGGAGAtgaaactccatgtggtctttgaggacaacaacctcctcatcaatacaacatttgtcagactgtgtatttataatcataccctccagtgtcacccatatgaggatgaggttcccctttgagtctggttcctctcaaggtttcttcctttaccatttaagggagtttttcctccccacagtcacttgagtcacctcagacttgctcattgggataaataaatacacatttaaatatatctaatattaatcttgaatgttgtattctattaatctttataataaccttttgttctacgGTTATGTTTTGtgaattgtaaaaagcactacacaaataaatgaattaaataaatttaattaaatgttatatacacatatccttccagaaagcttcaccatatATATGAGTCTAGTTTACATACAATCAAAAAGGTGCAAATTCTATTTatattacaaaatgtacaaaaatctgatataatttttaaaattttgtagAAATTGGTTTGTTGGATAAATTAAGTGTATAATTGTAAAATATACTTcactaattttattattattaatgcaatacttattattattattattagtagtagtagtagtagtattactatttttattattattatttattattattattattattattattaatgcaatacttattattattttttaatatttattattattttttattattattattattataaataaacaatacttaataataataatcaaaaaaagTCCAAACCAATTTCCAATTAATATTCTCAAAAAGATTGTCCCAGTATTGTCACAGGACAGTAAAGTAACTCCctaaaaatttattattattattgatttatatgATTTCTGTTAGTTTGTCAGTAAAAGGCACTTTCAAATGTTCAACACTCAATGACATCTCGGTGGGTAAGTACCCGCCTCTTAGCTTTTCATTGGTTCGATGATTAATCAATAACAACTTGTTGGCCCAACAACGGTCCTTATTGGCTAAGCGATATTTTACAAAACAATCCTATTGGCTAAAAATTGCGCTGTTCTGCTTCCGGCTATTCAATCAACCCCGCTTTCATTTTCATCCTTAACTCTGTAACCCTACTTACCATTTGCCGGAGGACGACATATGTAATTCTTGAAGAATTCACTTCTCCTCGCTCCTGCTTTAATTCTGTTGGCCACTGGTTTGCTGAGCTGACGAACGCCCAAATAGAGCAGCTTTGCGATAGGGAAAGCGCCGACTACCATCTTGGCGGAAGTGCGTCACTGAAGGAAGGCGGGACAAAAAAAATAGAGCTAGCGGTCAAATTAGAAAAGCATTTGCGTGCATACTCGTTGCGTTACTATTGCGCAAGATCAGTTCAAAACTGTCTCATAAATACTGTCCTTTAAAATACACTGTTCTTTAAAATACCTTCccagagtatgtgtgtgtttgttcaagaATATTAAATCATATACATAACAGAGCTCCGACAACATCTGggaagttttttttacatacttttacgctttgtgtttatatttgtcaAATCTTCAAGTAGTCTTCCCCGGAAAATGTAGTCCGTGTTTGTAATGTAGATCGCCGAAATCTGCGCAGAGACTGGTATTATGTAAAGATgtattaaatactaaataataacaattgtactgtataatactgaataataaaaataagatattaaaataaaaaatctaaagtcATCATACATATCTATTGTATATTAAATCCATTATTGTTAATGTAAAAATGATTGAACAAATGTATACAAAAcgtcacaataataataataataataattaataataataataataataataataaaaataaaaagaacgaATCTAAAcgatgcattattattattattattattattattattattattattattatacaatatattatttatatgtaattGTATTGCTTTTTAtcaatacaaatatacagtatgatataataattattattataagtatgatattattattattttcccgTGGGAATAAGTGTGTAAGTACATTAATAAAACCTCCAGATACAAAAcgtcacaataataataataataataagtttgaGAGCAGTGCAGAAGGGCCCAGTGtacctgtcacacacacacacacacctgggtgGAGTTTGAGAGAAGTGCAGAAGGGCCCAGTGTACCTGCCACATAGCTGAGttctgcgcgcacacacacacacacacacacacacacacacacacacacactcacacacacacacacacacacacacacacctgggtgGAGTTTGAGAGCAGTGCAGAAGGGCCCAGtgtgcctttctctctctcacacacacacacacacacacacacacacctagttgGAGTTTGAGAGCAGTGCAGAAGGGCCCAGTGtacctgtcacacacacatacctgggtGGAGTTTGAGAGCAGTGCAGAAGGGCCCAGTGTACCTGTCACATAGCTGagttctgcacacacacacacacacacacacacacacacacacacacacacacacacacacacacctgggtgAAGTTTGAGAGCAGTGCAGAAGGGCCCAGTGTACCTGTCACATAGCTGagttctgcacacacacacacacacacacacacacacacacacacctgggtgAAGTTTGAGAGCAGTGCAGAAGGGCCCAGTGTACCTGTCACATAGCTGagttctgcacacacacacacccacacccacacacacacacacacacacacacacctgggtgGAGTTTGAGAgcagtgcagcagcagcagtgggcAGGACATAAAACTACTGAATATCTCTCCAGTAAAGAGGAATCGTCTGCTGTTTTCCTAAAAGGAAGACATGCAGACTGTAATTTTAATCTGGATGAAACAGACTACAACAGTTAACAAGGCTTAGGAGAACTGTTTCCATCCGTGACAACAGAATTACAGCCGCCGGCTACTTTACAGGGGTAGGTAAAGCGGCGTGATTTTCTGTTTGGGGCTGTTTTTACAGCGCTGCGCATGCGCACTAACTCATTAACGCACTGTAAAGCTTGTTAAAAGTGGATATTTACACACGGgtatgtttttaaatgcaacGCCTGGGTAGAGACATTATTTTGATGTAAAAGTTCACACTAAAAAGTCAGATTATATGCTATACATCACACAtgagacattgtgtgtgtgtgtgtgtgtgtgtgagagagagagagagagagagagagagagagagaaagagtgagtgattAGAAAAGTTACATTTCTTACCCAGACTaacaacataaaacacactAGACAACAGTTCTGATTGAAAAGTGAAGCTGCTGTTGTTATTGCCGTTGAACAACATTTGCCCACAATACAGAAATGTTCCAACATTCCaatgactttctctctctctgtgtgtgtgtgtgtgtgtgtgtgtgtgtgtgtgtgtgtgtgtgtgttgtcatggaACTTTAATGAGAATCAGATGTTAGCCAATCTCAAGCATCCAAAACTGGTCAAATTGTGCATTCGGAAAAAAAGTAGAATTAACTGTTTTATTCTAAAAACTAAAATCCAACCTGGCTGCACAAGTAGTAACCAAACTAATACCTCTATTAAAACAAGTGTGAACTTGTAGCCTTCTCTGTAAAACACTTCTGAATCTCAGTGATGTTTGAAAATGATCATGACTATGAAGAAACAATTCTCCCCAGGGGTGGCTGATGTTATCGGCATCCACAACAGATTATATGCTGAtagcaaatatatttaaagaggATTATTTGGGATTTTTGGGCCCAGTATGATCATAGGAAAAATACACAGTATGGTGTGAAGAAGTGAGGGGAAATGCTTCACGTACGTAACCTTAGAAAAAACAGGAATGCAGCTTCCTATTTATGTTTAAGTCTTATGACAAGTTTAGGACTAAAAACTACGCAGGTATTGGTTGTGATTGCTCTAAATCGCTCCGGGTCTCATCCATGCAATGGAGATTCTCTCCATTATGCAAGATTGTATTGACAAGTGTCTAGCTTGTCTTTTTTGTGATGaaatgtgtatgtactgtatgacaAACACTATCATAATTATGgaagtcttttttaaaaaaaaataaaaataaaaccaccaAGAACTAACACAGCACTGCACAGTTCAATTATTAAGGATTAAACATGACAGGGCTTGCTGTTATAGAATATTAAAAGCATCGATacttgagactccttccaagTTTGAAGTAAACATTCCTTCCTTATAAAAAGCTTCACAATATCTAGGatta
Above is a window of Tachysurus vachellii isolate PV-2020 chromosome 9, HZAU_Pvac_v1, whole genome shotgun sequence DNA encoding:
- the hnrnpul1 gene encoding heterogeneous nuclear ribonucleoprotein U-like protein 1, which encodes MDIDVKRLKVNELKEELQKRGLDTRGLKADLSDRLKAALESEATAQNSQEITPNDGQQPEAGEEERGYEDVCHQGQQRDEGDQIKDEKNFIPDADHDVPDFSVDACMNRAEVVEEPEVKPETEALPVCTEEQNAQPVEVKEEEDIKPEPQQDSGSAIEWKEVHQTSHYQDNQAPYGCKRPHDDTHGYSYYEHREEKRSRSPQPPAEEDEEDFDDTLVAIDTYNCDLHFKVARDRYSGYPLTIEGFAYLWSGARASYGVNKGRVCYEMRITEEISVKHLPSSEPDPHVVRVGWSLDSCSTQLGEEPFSYGYGGTGKKSSNCKFEDYGQKFGENDIIGCYVDFDSSPEVEISFSKNGKWLGVAFRVRKEELDGRVLFPHILVKNCAVEFNFGQKEEPFFPSHEGYVFIQSVTMEDRNRGTVGPATKADCEILMMVGLPACGKTTWAAKHAEMNPAKKYNILGTNAIMEKMKLMGLRRQRNYAGRWDILIQQATQCLNRLIQIAARKKRNYILDQTNVYGSAQRRKMRPFEGFQRKAIVICPTDEDLKARRLKQTDVEGKDVPDHAVLEMKANYVLPEAGEFLDEVTFVELQKDEAEKLVKQYNEEGRRAAPPPEKRYDNRQTGFRGQSGSFQRYDNRGGPRGGYQNRSNSGGGYRPGFKRGGYNQNGWGGNYRDINSRGGYNRNQNYGGSYNSNHQGSYNKDGYGQSYNQGYNQDYNQSNYNQGSYNQGSYNYGNYNQYPGYGQGYSDNQASGYNQQQSYNQQYQQYAQQWQQYYQNQSQWNQYYSQYGNYSGQEGNNQGQ
- the opa3 gene encoding optic atrophy 3 protein homolog isoform X1, translated to MVVGAFPIAKLLYLGVRQLSKPVANRIKAGARRSEFFKNYICRPPANAYHWIEMKTKMRIMGFRGSAIKPLNEDAAAELGAELLGEAIIFIIGGGCLVLEYSRQAANSRRKEEELNVTISSLQTQIGELALTTETLDAQLREVNRLLLSLPSAPSGK
- the opa3 gene encoding optic atrophy 3 protein homolog isoform X2; this encodes MSSSGKCIASYVCHSEAYHWIEMKTKMRIMGFRGSAIKPLNEDAAAELGAELLGEAIIFIIGGGCLVLEYSRQAANSRRKEEELNVTISSLQTQIGELALTTETLDAQLREVNRLLLSLPSAPSGK